GCGAGCGCGATCACGAGGTAGCCGACGATGATACCCAGCTGGAGCGCGACGCTCACGGCGAATCACCCTCCGGTCGCGTCCCTCGAGTCGGCTCGGCGCCGTCCGGACTCGAGGATGCGTCACCGTTTCCGTCGCGTTCGATGCCGATTCCCCAGGCGCGCTGCGTGAAGACCCAGAACACGACCGACACGATCCCCATCCAGCCAATGTGCCACCAGAGCCAGACCGGTAGTCCGGCGACGACGGTTGCCGACCCCCACAGGAACCACGGGATCGCGAGTCCGGCGAGGACGACTCCGACCGCGGCCCACAGCCCCAGTTCGTTCCGGCGCATGTCCGATCCTTCGTCCCGAGGTGGGTAATTCTTACTATTCGAAAGTCGATATCGAAGAGATATATTCATCGATACGGCGTCGCGCTTCCGTGGAGCGGTTTCGATAGCTAAAGTCGTTCTTTCACCGAGGAAAAAGCGTATATGTGTTTGTCAGCGAATATGAATCGAACCCACTATGGCTCGTCTCTTCCCCTTTCGCTCCGAGACGGCCGTCGAAGAGGGCCAGCCGCGCGTCGTCGACCTCGAAGGCGAGGACGCCGACGCGGTGTTCGGCGCGCTCTCGTCGACGACGGCCCGACAGATCTACTCGCGGCTCGACGACGAACCCGGAACCCCCAGCGACGTCGCCGACGCGATCGACTCCTCGATCCAGAACGTCCGCTACCACCTCGAGAAGCTCGAGGACGCGGGGCTCGTCGAGGTCGTCGACACCTGGTACTCCTCCCGGGGCAACGAGATGAGCGTCTATTCGACGACCGACGGACCGCTGATTGTGACGAGCGACGAGTCCCGGGCGACGCGGTTGAAGGAGGCGCTCTCGCGGTTGATCGGGGGGATCGGCGCGCTGGCGGGCGGGAGTCTGCTGGTCCAGTATACCCTCACGCGGTGGCTCGGCTCGAACGGGTCGCTGTCGACGGACGGCGGCGCACAGCCCGACGGTGCGGGAGACGGGGACGGCAGCGGATCCAGCGACGGGTCGACGACCGAAACGACGGAGGAGGCAGACGACTACACGGTCACCGATGTCGGTGAAAACGATACGACGAGCGACGACGATGGGGGCAGCGGGGATGCACTCGCGACCGATCAGGCCGGAGACGGGGGCAACGAGGGCGTCCAGAACGCCAGCGACGGGGGCGCGGAGGCCGCGGAGGCGGTGCTCGAGACGGTCCCGCCGGGACTGCTGTTCTTCCTCGGGGGGCTGGCCGTCCTGCTCGCGGTGATCTGCTACTGGTACTGGTACCGGCCGGCGTACCGCTGATCGGGCGGACGCCTGACACTGCGGTCGGTTCGAATCGTAGCGCCAGCGGACTTCGCCCATCGAAATCGGCCGCTATCCGAGCAGCTGCAGCCCCGTACCGACGAGCGCGAGTATCCCATCGATGGTCACCGGCCGGACGACGGGATCACTCGCCACCGAAATGAACGAGTGGGTCGCATACCCTCCGTAATCGAGATCATGGAGCGGTCCCATCGGCCTGGAGAACGGGCAGTGCCAGGAGCTCCACGACACCAATACATCGCGGTCGTGGGCTTCTCAAATCTAGATTTCAGTGAAAATATTCCCAATTAACTTTCTCGCACGGAGCGGACGGACGGCGCTGGGAACTAGCTATCCTGTGCGGGTACGTCACCGAGAGCCCCGAGACCGTCGATATTGGTAGCTGTAAAGAACACGGCTCCGTCGACCAGTACCGGTGGTGATGTCACGCTGTGATGAAAGCCCGGATCGAACGCGTAGTGCCAGCGCATCTCTCCCGATTCGCGATCGAACGCGCTGATCGTCTTCTTTTCGGGTGCGAATTCAGGCTCGTCAATCGGAAACACGACCGTTTCGGTTCCAACACAGATCTCCGCTGAGTGGGGCACTCGAGCGTCGCGGCGCCATCGTTCCGTTCCGGTTTCGCTGTCGACTGCGACGGCGCCGGGCGAGCCGATAACGAACACGGTACCGTCGTCGGCGGCAACCGACTGGGGAGTTACATCTTCGGGCTCGCCGAACGAGTAGAGTTCGCGGCGCCGATCACCGGTTTCCCTGTCGTGGACGACGAGCGTACGGTCGTCGGAGACGATCACTCCGTCCTGGACCGCGACGGGCGCGGCGGACTCGGGTGCGGACGTGAGTTCGCTCTGCCAGCGCTCTGTACCGTCCTCCAGCGAGACGGCAACGAGAGACGGCGCTCCATCCACCTTCCCTACGGCGAACACGCGCCCGTCGTACACTGCAGGCGAACGGGCAAGTTGGCGTACCGTGTCGGTTTCCCACAGTTTCTCCCCGTTCGCTGCCCTGAACGCTTCAATGCCGCCGCCGGAAGCAACCAGTACGGTCCCGGTGCTTTCGTCTGCGACGAGCAGTTCCGAAGAGCCGACTCCGTTCGTCGTTTTCGTCCAGATCTGCTCGCCAGTTTGGGGATCGAGCGCAACGAGTTCCGTGTCGTAGGCCACGATAAATCGATCGTCGACGACGACAGTCCCGTGTTGTCCGCTGGCGTTGAGGGTGGTTCGCCACTGTTCAGTGCCGTCCTGTGCGTCGAGCGCGATCGCACTCCCGTCGTTGCTGGGGTCGAAATTCGTCATGTACACTGTTCCGTCGGAAACCACAGGCTGCCAGGATGTGTAGGCCTCCGACGTCCACGCCAGGTTCCCCCGTGATGGAGCGGATACGTCCGTTGCGAACGTGTTCGCTTCGTCTGCTCCGTACTGTGTCCACGCTCCTGTGGGAACGTCAGGCAGAGGCGTATCCGAGTGTGACGACGAAAACATCGATAGACAACCCGAGAGTGTACTCGCGCCAATGACCGCTGTCGACAGGAACGTCCTTCGGTTCATATCTGGAACCATAGTAATGATTTTGTAATTTTCGTCCGAGATGGTGATCGTCAGGCGATCCAAAACGTCGCTGCATCGGGTCGTCCGCCGGGACGTTCCGACCGTCGCCGATTCTATATCAACGACGACCGGTGTACTAGGCACGGACGACTGTAGTAGCGGCCTCATAGTGACTGTTGTCGGCTTCTATCAGTGATCGTTTTGACAAGTCAAAGCGATCACCGGTGCATAGTGAGAGCAGTCACTATCAGTTATGGACACTCCAGTCGTGGCTACAGTTGGTTGATCGCTCCACGAGAGAAGGACCCAATGTACCACATGCAACCGTACGCCGTGTCTTTCACATAGTCGTCCCAGTCGTTACGGTTGTTGGGTCCGTTGTCGACGATCGTCTCGTAGACCTGTTCGGAATAAGCCGACGTCCAATCTGCTAACGTCTCGCAAGTTTCTTCCATCGAACCTTCCCACTGTGGGCTCTCTGTTCCTCTGTTGAACTCTTCGACGAGATCTATAGACGTATCGTCCGCATTTTCCCAGTTGTCATCTATGAACCGCTTGTACGCGTGATGGATCGTGCCCTGGGTGTTCAGCACTTGCGGACCGATCGCACCGGTGTGTAGAGGTTGGGACATATCCTGCAGGAAGTGGAAGGCACGCCCAAGCTCGTAATAATCAGTGTAGTACTGGGACGTTGCATCTTCCCAGTGCGCCTGAGCATCCTGTGGTGCCGCCCCCGTGACTTCTACCTGAAGTAGAGAGATACCCGGCGGCAAGACTACGGAGAGGAGTCCGTCGACTTGGAACTCCTCACCACCCGGAACGTACATGTGATGGGGGCTCGCAGAATCGTCAATGTCTCGAATCGCTTTCCGGACCTCCTCCTCAACCGCATCGGGGGAGACGTTGACCAAATCGAATCTGTCGCCCAGAGACAGCCAATCGCTGGAACAGACTTGACATTTTTGATCCCACTGGTCGGGTCGTACTGATTCGTCTTTCAGGGTGTCAGTCGCACTCTCGTGGTCGGTACCCTGGACCGCAGCGGCTGCCATTTTCCTGTGGATCGTCCCGGAGTGCATCGGTTGGATCCTCGGCTCAGCCTCCTGCTGCAAGCCAACACTCACACTTTCGGCAACGCTTTCGGCGGCGTCTTTTCCGCTGTTTGATTCGTCCATCGCCATCGTGTCCAGTCCGGTTTCCGTCTCATGTAGTGGACGGACTGTGGGGTCAACGAGGTGGTACGTGAGTTCTCGCTCGTTTCGTTCGTCCCGTTCTATCTCCACCTCGTAGGTCGAACGTAGCTCGTCGACTGCTTCCTGTTTCCGCCGAGTTGCTTTCGTGCTCGCGGGCGATTTCTCCAACAACTCGTCGATTCTGTCGCGGTCGACGGACAGCAACCACCACAGGTGGCCGACAGCATCCCGGACATCGTCTCCCACCGTTCTGTACTCGAAGTCGTACGGCGGCTCTGAGGGTGTCTCCGTCGTGGCCTGTCTGGTCTCCGCGCTACCGAGCCCAGCAGCACTTGCGACGGCCGCGGTGCCGCCAATCGTCTTCAATACGCTTCGCCTGGAGGGTTTTTGCGACGGCATACACTATAGAAGATTGAACTATTAGTAGATATAATTATCGAATTTTACGTTATTTGATTATACTTCATTATATTTAAATATAAATCGTTCGGGGGCACCGAGACCAGTTCTCCGCTGTCGTCGGCTCTGTAGGCTGGCGTTCGAGAACGGGACGGGTGGGAACCAGAATCCGGTCTACTCGTAATGCAGTCAGTCCGTTCGAGGGCTTTTAGCCGACCGTCGCTCGTACGGACGGGAGTAATCTCGCGGTTTCGGAACGTGTGGCATTCGACCAAAATTCGTTCCAGGCCGAGTCGGACGCCGTCCACGTATCAAGGATGGGACTCGAGGCGAGTAATATCGTCTCGCTGTCTGCCGTCATTCCGTCCCGACGCCTGCCGTACTCGACGTCGATGACGAGGGTGGCGCGGGTTCGAGTCCGACCGCGTAGCCTACCCAGCGAACAGCTGCAACCAATATAGTGAACGTGATCTGGGAGTACGCGCCGTCGTCGACGGGACAGACGAGCGTCTCGAACTCGTCGACAACCAACCGCAGTCCCAGTCCTGCGGATCGAAATCCCTGATAGGCGAGAACACCACCGCAAACGATGGACGAGATCCGATAGGGAATCGCTTCGTTCACGAGTACGCGGTCGATGCGACGCGATAAATTCGTGCCGATTCAGACAGTATACAACAAATACATCTACGACGCAGACAGGCGCTCACGGTCCCGGATTCGGACCGCGAGCAACACCCGCGGCGGTCAACAGCTATTTGCCCCCCACGAACGAAATCGTATATAAACCGGTCTCTGTACGCGGCTCCCGCGTCACCGCCCCCTCTCGGGGACAGATCTCCCATGGAAGACACTTCGAAATACCTCATTCACGCAACCGTTACGGCTGACGGGGTCGTCGAGCGGAGCGACGTCGTCGGCGCGATCTTCGGCCAGACCGAAGGCCTGCTCGGCGACGACCTCGATCTCCGCGATCTCCGCCAGTCCGGAAAAGTCGGCCGTATCGACGTCGAAATCGCAAGCACCGGCGGCCAGTCGCACGGACAGGTCACCATCGCGACCAGCCTCGACAAAGTCGAAACCGCCACCCTCGCCGCCTCCCTCGAGACGATCACCCGGATCGGCCCCTGTCGGGCCGACCTCGAGGTGGACGAGATCGAGGACGTCCGGGCGGCGAAGCGAAAGGAAGTCGTCGACCGCGCCAAGGAACTGCTCCGAACGGGGTTCGACGACACGATCATGTCCTCCGAAGAAATCCTCGCGGAGGTCCGCCAGCACGTCCGCGTCGAGGACATCACCGAGTACGAGGGACTGCCGGCCGGCCCCCGCGTCACGGACAGCGACGCCATCATCGTCGTCGAGGGCCGGTCCGACGTCCTCACCATGCTCAAGTACGGCATCAAGAACGCGATCGCCGTCGAAGGGACGAACGTCCCCGACGCGGTCGCCGAACTGACCCGTCACCGGACGGTGACCGCCTTCCTCGACGGCGACCGCGGCGGCGACCTCATCCTCGAGGAGCTCGCCCAGGTCGGCGATATCGATTACGTCGCCTTCGCCCCCGCCGACAACTCCGTAGAGGATCTGGACCACCACGAGCTGTTCGCCGCGCTTCGCAACAAGGTCCCCTACGAGACCGTCTCGGAGCTGAACGAACCGCGCGAGGCCGTCGCCGCGACGGACGGCAGTACGACGCCGGCACCGCCACCGTCCGATCCCAGAGCCGCCTCCCCCAAGACGATCGACGAGGAACCCGAACAGTCCGACTCGGATTCGACGGGTGCGGAGGCATCGGCCGCCGACTCGAGGACGGAGCGGACGGCGACTGAATCGGGTAGTACGGCCACGGCAGCCGAGCCCGGCGGCGGACACACGGCGAAAGCGAAGACCGAACGAGCGGACGCGACCGACACACAGTCGCCGTCCCGCTCCGCCGACGAGTTCGAAGGGAACTCGGCCGAACCCGACGACACCGCGTCGAAGCGACAGTCCGACTCCGCGGGAGACGCCGATCGTGGTCCCGAAACCGTCTACGGTCACGCAAACGCCATTATCAGAGACGGTACCGACCGCGTTCGGTTCCTCGATGCCGAAACGGAACCGATCGACGAAAGCGTCGCGTCCGACGCCTACGCCGCCCTCGAGTCCCTGGAGACGGTCCCGACGACGGTCGTCCTGGACGATATTCTCGGCCAGCGGCTGCTCGATCTGGCGGCCGATCGCGGCGTCGACCGGATCATCGCCCGGTCACTCGGGCAGTTCACCAAACGGCCGACCGGCGTTCAGATCCACGCGGTCGACGATATCGCCGAGCGACCGCCGAACGGGGGCTGAACGCCGACCGATTCCCAGCGGCTGGTACCGGTCCGGGTCGTTGATATACGTTCGGTGCTGAGCGATTCGTAATGACTCCACCGCCAACGGCTGCGCTCGTGCTACTCGGTGGCTGGGCACTGCTGACCCTCTGGGCGACGACTACGGTTACCGCCACGCAGTCGCGAGCCGACGACGACCTCGAGATCGCCGTCCCCGAACCGCAACGCGATCGATCGGACGACCAATCGACCACTGATTCCTCGACGGGATCCTTCTCCGCCGCGGACGACTGAGCGGACGACACCGCGCTCAGTCGGTCCGACGGCGTCGATCGACCGTCGACGGATCGATCCGTAACGCGTTCAGATTTGCGTCGACGAGCCGGTCCGTCGAACAGTCGGCGTTGACGACGATCGTCCGGCCGTCGCGTTCGAGTGAACCGGTGCGGACGGTGTCGACGCTGGTGTCGGCGTCGTCGAGCGCGGCACGGACGCGATCGGTGGAGAGTCGATCCGGATCGCCGACGAAACCGTATTGAAGGGCAGTTCGGCCGCTCCCCTCACGAACCGTCGCCCCAGCTCCGATCGCATCGACGGCGCCGACGAGGGACGCGAACGGACTCGATTCCTCCGCGAGGACCGTCGACAGGACGTCGCTGCTCGTTGGACCGAGGGCGACCGCGGTGATCGCGTCGCCGTCGAGCACTCGCTCGAGCTGTCGGATGCCAGCAGGTGGAGTGCGGCGGTGGGTGCGGCTCGTCGCGGTCGCCTCGCGAACGCCGAGACGGGCGTCGACGGTATCCAGGGCGGTTCCGGGGCCGTACCCGAGAACGATAGTCGACCCTCGGTGTCCGACCGCGATTCGTCCGTCTCTGGAGACGAACCGCTCGAAATTCGCACGCGAACCGGCGGCCGTAAACGACCGCCGGCGCAGTTCGTACCGGATCGCATCGGGATCCAACGAACCGATCGCAACGACCGTCCCGCCGACGAGCCGATCACCGGCGATCCTGCCGGTTCCCGAGACGGCGCCGATATCAGCGAGCGAGACGGCACCGAGTCGCTTCTCGAGCAGCCTGACGGAGGGTTCGAGCCTACCGGGAACCCCTGCGGCGCCGATCGCGGACCGGTTTGCCCTGACGGTGAGTGTCGTCGGGGCAGAGACGGTCCTTGGGGGCCGTGCTCGTTTCTGGCCGGCTGGAGTGACAGTCTCCGCGAGCGACCGACCGGCGAGCGCAATGCTTCCGGCGACCGCTCCCGTGATCGTTCGAACGATCGATCGTCTCGATACCATATGATTCCGTCGCGGTCGGCCGAATAAAAACCGGGTCGGCGTTTTCTGGTTCGGAAAGTGGCGACGACGGCGGCAGAATCGGGGTGGATTCGGGATGCGTGTCGGAGGACTCGCTGCTCAGCCCAGCATGGTAACCGACAGCACCAGTATCGCGCAGGCGAGCGCACCCGACAGCGTGGCGAGGAAATTCACACCCTGATTCCCCAGGAGCGAGCCCTCGAGCGTCGCGCCGAGGAGACTATCGACGGTCATTCCGACGACGCCGGCGGTGGCGATGATCGCCGCACCGACGAGGCCGACCTCTGGAAAGAGCCCGTACGCGATGACGGCGACGACGCTCGCACCGGCGATGCCGACGAGTTCGCCCTGCCAGGTGACGCCGCCGTCGGTCCCGGGATCGACCGGCTCGAGCGTCGTGATCAGTCGGGGTTGATCGAACACGCTCCCGATCTCGCTCGAGAGGGTGTCGCTCATCGCGGTCGCGATCGAGCCGGCGAAGGCGAAGAGGAACAGTTCGGGCTCGCGGGGAAGCAGTCCGGCATCGCTGGCGGCGTAGCCGAGTACTGCAACGAGCGCGACGGCGGCGTTCCCGAGGACGTTGCCGCTCCCGCGCGCGCCGTTGTTGTCCTCCGCGACGCCGAGGGCCTGCTTGCGGTCGTAGCGGAACTTCGTCGAGAGGCCGCCGATGGCGAAAAACGAGAGCAGGACGACGAACCAGCTGTAGCCTCCGAGGACGATGGTCAGCAGCCCCAGCAACACCCCAGTGAGCATCCCTGCGACGGAGGCCGTCTCGAGGGCGTACGACGCGTACCCGAACCCGACCGTGATCGCGAGTGCGAGGCCGACCTCGGCCGCACCGGTGGCCGGCTCGAGTTCTGCGAGCAGCCAGAGCAGGAGGCCGACCGAGAGCACGACGATCGGATCGTCCGACCGCAACAGCACGTCGCGGAGGAGTGCGGCGAGAAGTGCACCGCTGGCGGCCAGAAAGACGAGCGTCGGCAGTACCGACGCGATAGCGTTCCCGACGAGCGAGTGGGTGAGTACCTGTCCGACGACGGCGGCCGCCATCGCCGCGAGACAGAACCCGGCGACGCGGACGACCGAATCGTCCGTTCGCAGTCGGAGGAGCTGCTCACCGAAGTTGCCGTAGCCGACGAGCAGTATCGTCCCCACGAAGACGGCGACCGGCATCGAGGCCGCGGTCGCCATGAGACCGAGCGCGACCCCCGCGAGGACGAACGTGATGAGGCCGTATAGCCGCGAGTCTTCGTAATCGCCGGGGTACGCGAGGAGGTCGAAGACGGGGCCGTCGGTGACGACGTAGGCTCCCAGCAGGACGACACCGGCGAGCGCGGCACCCACCCGCGGACCGAAGAGCGGAACGGCGAGCGAGAGCGTACAGAGGACCGCGAACACGCCGGCTCGCCGAACGGGTGCAGTCACGATTATCGATGCCTTTCTGTGGCGTTTACTTGAAGCTTCGTGAACCAACCTCGACGCCGATTTTCACTACCGTCAGGGGAGTGAAGCGGTGTTTTATGGTCCGCAAGAGTATCGCGCGGTTCGACCCGTAACCGGTATACTGTCGGCCGGGAAAGTCACGAGCGTGGGACTGTACGAACGGTATCTGGCCCTCCGAATCCGCCGTCACGAGGCCGACCCGCCCGATCACGTCGCACTCGTGATTACCGAGCGCGACCTGTTGGAACAGGGCGCCTACGAGACGCTCACCCGGTTCTTCGGGTGGGCCGTCGAGTACGCCTCACAGATCACGGTGTACGTGAGCGTGCTCGATGCAGCGGCGGTGCCACCCCTCCAGCGCGAACTCGAGACGATCGACGCGCCGCGACCGGTCGCCGTTCGCGGACCGGAGGACAAGGCACGAGCCGACGCACCGATCCGGATCGGGATCGGCCTCGGCGGCAAACACGAGTTCACCAGTGCGGTCCGGACCCTCGCCGAGCGCGTCGATGCGGGCGACCTCGACCCGGACGAGATCGACGACGAGCACGTCGAAGATCACCTCGTCTTCCCGTCGGAGCCGGATCTGGTGATCAAGACCGGCGCGGAACGCCTCTCGGATTTCATGATCTGGCAGTCGGTCTACTCGGAACTGTACTTCACCGACGTGAACTGGCGGGACTTCCGCAAACGGGACTTCCTGCGGGCGGTCCGGGAGTACTGCAATCGATCGCGACGGTACGGTCGCTAGTCGGTGGAATTACCGGAGAACTTGTCGGTGGACATCTCGTGCCGAAGCGAGTCATGGACGGTGGCCGAGACGGCGCACGAAGACGAGAACGGCGATCACGGCCAGGGGTGCAGTGAAGCCGGGGATCCCGTCTTCTGCCGGCGGCTCGTCGGCGGAGCCGTCGTCGCTCGTCGAACTCTCGGACGCCGATGGATCGCCGACGATAGCTGCAGTCGACGCTTCGAAGCCCGGCGTGCGGTGGGTCACCGATCCGTTCTCGTGGATGACCGCCGCCGGCGACCCGTTCGGATAGGACGCGTCGACTGCAGGTGATTCGCGCTCGAGACGAACGTGGACCGATTCGTTCGCGGACGGCGAGACGTTGTACAACGGAAGCGTCAGGTTTCGTTTCTCACCCGGATCGACGTGTTCGACCTCGAGGGTAGAATCACCGGACGGATCCGTCACCCGGATCTCACCGCCGTGAGAGAGTTCGACCGCTACCGTGATGGCCTTCGAAACGGTTCTGTGAGATCCGTTCGCCGTCGCGTTCGCGTCCTGCACCTCGAGTCTGGCGTGCGGTTCCAGCACGGATCCCGTCATCGTCCGAACAGGCCGGCCGTCGCGACGGAACTCGAGCGTGTAGGCCGTTCCGTGGTCGACATCCGCGAGATCGAACGAGAACGTGCCCTCCTCGCCATACCCTTCGTCCGGTTCGATAGCGGGAGTCCGTGTCTCGCCGTCCTCGAGTTCGAGACGGACCTCGAAGTCGTCGGTCGTGCCGATATTGACGTCGAGGTGTCGCCGAATTCGTTCAGCCGGAAGCGGTTCGCCGTCGTCCAAATACGACACCTCGACTTCTGATCGGTGAAACCGAACCTCGGGTTCGTTCACGTTTCGGGTCACCGATTCAGTCTCAACTCGTAACGAATAGGAATAGAAGTCGTCGGAAAGAGAACGATGTTCTGAGGTGACAGAACCGCTATCGACGAGCACGTAGGTCACGTTTCCGTTTCGGTGAACGGTCGTATTCTCGGATCCGAGTGGAACCTCAATTCCTGCTGCTCCCGGTGCACTCGGAGTTCCTGAGAGAGTAAGGTCTCGATCGGTGGCACCGACCTCGCTCGAGCCGAAGAAGGCGTCCGTCGGAGAGGCGTTTTCGGCCTCGAGTTCGGCGGCCAATCGATCGGACTCGATTTCGACCACCAGCGTCTCGTTCACCACCAATTCCGAGACGTTCTCGATCGTCCCGTTTTCGATTCCCGATCGCACGTCCGCTGCGCTCTCGAGGTCGGTGCTGTCGTGTGCCCGGTACATTGTCAC
This portion of the Natrinema salinisoli genome encodes:
- a CDS encoding DUF3311 domain-containing protein, whose translation is MRRNELGLWAAVGVVLAGLAIPWFLWGSATVVAGLPVWLWWHIGWMGIVSVVFWVFTQRAWGIGIERDGNGDASSSPDGAEPTRGTRPEGDSP
- a CDS encoding ArsR/SmtB family transcription factor, whose protein sequence is MARLFPFRSETAVEEGQPRVVDLEGEDADAVFGALSSTTARQIYSRLDDEPGTPSDVADAIDSSIQNVRYHLEKLEDAGLVEVVDTWYSSRGNEMSVYSTTDGPLIVTSDESRATRLKEALSRLIGGIGALAGGSLLVQYTLTRWLGSNGSLSTDGGAQPDGAGDGDGSGSSDGSTTETTEEADDYTVTDVGENDTTSDDDGGSGDALATDQAGDGGNEGVQNASDGGAEAAEAVLETVPPGLLFFLGGLAVLLAVICYWYWYRPAYR
- a CDS encoding PQQ-binding-like beta-propeller repeat protein; translation: MFSSSHSDTPLPDVPTGAWTQYGADEANTFATDVSAPSRGNLAWTSEAYTSWQPVVSDGTVYMTNFDPSNDGSAIALDAQDGTEQWRTTLNASGQHGTVVVDDRFIVAYDTELVALDPQTGEQIWTKTTNGVGSSELLVADESTGTVLVASGGGIEAFRAANGEKLWETDTVRQLARSPAVYDGRVFAVGKVDGAPSLVAVSLEDGTERWQSELTSAPESAAPVAVQDGVIVSDDRTLVVHDRETGDRRRELYSFGEPEDVTPQSVAADDGTVFVIGSPGAVAVDSETGTERWRRDARVPHSAEICVGTETVVFPIDEPEFAPEKKTISAFDRESGEMRWHYAFDPGFHHSVTSPPVLVDGAVFFTATNIDGLGALGDVPAQDS
- the dnaG gene encoding DNA primase DnaG, producing the protein MEDTSKYLIHATVTADGVVERSDVVGAIFGQTEGLLGDDLDLRDLRQSGKVGRIDVEIASTGGQSHGQVTIATSLDKVETATLAASLETITRIGPCRADLEVDEIEDVRAAKRKEVVDRAKELLRTGFDDTIMSSEEILAEVRQHVRVEDITEYEGLPAGPRVTDSDAIIVVEGRSDVLTMLKYGIKNAIAVEGTNVPDAVAELTRHRTVTAFLDGDRGGDLILEELAQVGDIDYVAFAPADNSVEDLDHHELFAALRNKVPYETVSELNEPREAVAATDGSTTPAPPPSDPRAASPKTIDEEPEQSDSDSTGAEASAADSRTERTATESGSTATAAEPGGGHTAKAKTERADATDTQSPSRSADEFEGNSAEPDDTASKRQSDSAGDADRGPETVYGHANAIIRDGTDRVRFLDAETEPIDESVASDAYAALESLETVPTTVVLDDILGQRLLDLAADRGVDRIIARSLGQFTKRPTGVQIHAVDDIAERPPNGG
- a CDS encoding DUF92 domain-containing protein; protein product: MTAPVRRAGVFAVLCTLSLAVPLFGPRVGAALAGVVLLGAYVVTDGPVFDLLAYPGDYEDSRLYGLITFVLAGVALGLMATAASMPVAVFVGTILLVGYGNFGEQLLRLRTDDSVVRVAGFCLAAMAAAVVGQVLTHSLVGNAIASVLPTLVFLAASGALLAALLRDVLLRSDDPIVVLSVGLLLWLLAELEPATGAAEVGLALAITVGFGYASYALETASVAGMLTGVLLGLLTIVLGGYSWFVVLLSFFAIGGLSTKFRYDRKQALGVAEDNNGARGSGNVLGNAAVALVAVLGYAASDAGLLPREPELFLFAFAGSIATAMSDTLSSEIGSVFDQPRLITTLEPVDPGTDGGVTWQGELVGIAGASVVAVIAYGLFPEVGLVGAAIIATAGVVGMTVDSLLGATLEGSLLGNQGVNFLATLSGALACAILVLSVTMLG
- a CDS encoding undecaprenyl diphosphate synthase family protein gives rise to the protein MGLYERYLALRIRRHEADPPDHVALVITERDLLEQGAYETLTRFFGWAVEYASQITVYVSVLDAAAVPPLQRELETIDAPRPVAVRGPEDKARADAPIRIGIGLGGKHEFTSAVRTLAERVDAGDLDPDEIDDEHVEDHLVFPSEPDLVIKTGAERLSDFMIWQSVYSELYFTDVNWRDFRKRDFLRAVREYCNRSRRYGR